The proteins below come from a single Juglans regia cultivar Chandler chromosome 12, Walnut 2.0, whole genome shotgun sequence genomic window:
- the LOC108982144 gene encoding metal tolerance protein 1-like isoform X1, protein MMDERNSQPGQIIEISIDVPTGETSTGGSKFCGEVPCGLSDTGSKSKDARERSASMRKLLIAVVLCVVFMSVEVVGGIKANSLAILTDAAHLLSDVASFAISLFSIWAAGWEATPRQSYGFFRVEILGALVSIQLIWLLAGVLVYEAIVRLIHKTGEVNGILMFIVAAFGLVVNIIMAVLLGHDHGHGHGHDEHGHGISHSHGMTISAHHHHHDDEHPHHHDDEHPEDDHCHSHEDPADHHGHGDHADHHSLQDHAHHHDDLVEPLLDKPTNGSEQKKKKNINVQGAYLHVLGDSIQSIGVMIGGAIIWYKPEWKIVDPICTLIFSVIVLGTTIRMLRNILEVLMESTPREIDATKLEKGLLEMKEVVAIHELHIWAITVGKILLACHVKIMPEANADMVLDNVLNYIKREYNISHITIQIER, encoded by the exons ATG ATGGATGAGCGCAACTCTCAACCTGGGCAGATTATAGAAATCAGTATAGATGTTCCTACTGGAGAGACAAGCACCGGAGGGAGTAAATTTTGTGGAGAAGTACCTTGTGGACTCTCGGATACTGGATCCAAATCTAAGGATGCTAGAGAAAGATCAGCTTCGATGCGCAAGCTTTTAATTGCAGTGGTACTTTGTGTTGTCTTCATGAGTGTTGAAGTAGTTGGTGGCATCAAAGCCAATAGTCTCGCAATCTTGACTGATGCAGCACATTTGCTTTCAGATGTTGCATCTTTTGCCATCTCATTGTTCTCCATTTGGGCTGCCGGCTGGGAAGCCACTCCCCGTCAGTCCTATGGATTTTTTAGGGTTGAGATTCTTGGTGCTTTGGTTTCTATCCAACTCATATGGTTGCTTGCAGGGGTTTTGGTATATGAAGCCATTGTTAGACTGATTCACAAAACAGGCGAGGTAAATGGAATTTTAATGTTTATTGTTGCTGCATTTGGTCTTGTGGTTAATATCATCATGGCTGTCTTATTGGGCCATGATCATGGCCATGGACATGGACATGATGAACATGGTCATGGTATAAGCCACAGCCACGGAATGACAATTTctgctcatcatcatcatcatgatgatGAGCACCCACATCATCATGATGATGAGCACCCAGAAGATGATCATTGTCATAGTCATGAAGATCCTGCAGACCATCACGGTCATGGAGATCATGCAGACCATCACAGTCTTCAAGATCATGCACACCATCATGACGATCTTGTTGAACCACTGCTAGATAAACCAACAAATGGATCCgaacagaagaagaaaaagaacataaatGTCCAGGGAGCTTATCTCCATGTACTCGGGGACTCTATCCAGAGTATTGGGGTAATGATTGGAGGGGCAATTATATGGTATAAGCCTGAGTGGAAGATAGTTGACCCGATTTGCACCCTTATTTTTTCGGTAATTGTTTTAGGGACTACTATCAGAATGCTCCGGAACATACTTGAAGTTCTGATGGAGAGCACACCAAGAGAGATAGATGCAACAAAGCTCGAAAAGGGGTTATTAGAAATGAAGGAAGTGGTGGCCATTCATGAGCTCCATATATGGGCTATCACGGTAGGGAAGATCCTGCTGGCTTGCCATGTCAAAATCATGCCAGAAGCAAATGCAGACATGGTGCTGGACAATGTGCTAAATTATATCAAAAGGGAGTACAACATCAGCCATATAACTATACAGATAGAGCGGTAG
- the LOC108982144 gene encoding metal tolerance protein 1-like isoform X2 — MDERNSQPGQIIEISIDVPTGETSTGGSKFCGEVPCGLSDTGSKSKDARERSASMRKLLIAVVLCVVFMSVEVVGGIKANSLAILTDAAHLLSDVASFAISLFSIWAAGWEATPRQSYGFFRVEILGALVSIQLIWLLAGVLVYEAIVRLIHKTGEVNGILMFIVAAFGLVVNIIMAVLLGHDHGHGHGHDEHGHGISHSHGMTISAHHHHHDDEHPHHHDDEHPEDDHCHSHEDPADHHGHGDHADHHSLQDHAHHHDDLVEPLLDKPTNGSEQKKKKNINVQGAYLHVLGDSIQSIGVMIGGAIIWYKPEWKIVDPICTLIFSVIVLGTTIRMLRNILEVLMESTPREIDATKLEKGLLEMKEVVAIHELHIWAITVGKILLACHVKIMPEANADMVLDNVLNYIKREYNISHITIQIER; from the coding sequence ATGGATGAGCGCAACTCTCAACCTGGGCAGATTATAGAAATCAGTATAGATGTTCCTACTGGAGAGACAAGCACCGGAGGGAGTAAATTTTGTGGAGAAGTACCTTGTGGACTCTCGGATACTGGATCCAAATCTAAGGATGCTAGAGAAAGATCAGCTTCGATGCGCAAGCTTTTAATTGCAGTGGTACTTTGTGTTGTCTTCATGAGTGTTGAAGTAGTTGGTGGCATCAAAGCCAATAGTCTCGCAATCTTGACTGATGCAGCACATTTGCTTTCAGATGTTGCATCTTTTGCCATCTCATTGTTCTCCATTTGGGCTGCCGGCTGGGAAGCCACTCCCCGTCAGTCCTATGGATTTTTTAGGGTTGAGATTCTTGGTGCTTTGGTTTCTATCCAACTCATATGGTTGCTTGCAGGGGTTTTGGTATATGAAGCCATTGTTAGACTGATTCACAAAACAGGCGAGGTAAATGGAATTTTAATGTTTATTGTTGCTGCATTTGGTCTTGTGGTTAATATCATCATGGCTGTCTTATTGGGCCATGATCATGGCCATGGACATGGACATGATGAACATGGTCATGGTATAAGCCACAGCCACGGAATGACAATTTctgctcatcatcatcatcatgatgatGAGCACCCACATCATCATGATGATGAGCACCCAGAAGATGATCATTGTCATAGTCATGAAGATCCTGCAGACCATCACGGTCATGGAGATCATGCAGACCATCACAGTCTTCAAGATCATGCACACCATCATGACGATCTTGTTGAACCACTGCTAGATAAACCAACAAATGGATCCgaacagaagaagaaaaagaacataaatGTCCAGGGAGCTTATCTCCATGTACTCGGGGACTCTATCCAGAGTATTGGGGTAATGATTGGAGGGGCAATTATATGGTATAAGCCTGAGTGGAAGATAGTTGACCCGATTTGCACCCTTATTTTTTCGGTAATTGTTTTAGGGACTACTATCAGAATGCTCCGGAACATACTTGAAGTTCTGATGGAGAGCACACCAAGAGAGATAGATGCAACAAAGCTCGAAAAGGGGTTATTAGAAATGAAGGAAGTGGTGGCCATTCATGAGCTCCATATATGGGCTATCACGGTAGGGAAGATCCTGCTGGCTTGCCATGTCAAAATCATGCCAGAAGCAAATGCAGACATGGTGCTGGACAATGTGCTAAATTATATCAAAAGGGAGTACAACATCAGCCATATAACTATACAGATAGAGCGGTAG